The following proteins are co-located in the Acidicapsa acidisoli genome:
- a CDS encoding glycoside hydrolase family 127 protein: MLRRAFLKNGLKVAGVASAAPGALTGALAEGLAAGEDAGAKPLQEFGYGDVELAPGRMRTQFEETRAVLLGMDEDALLRPWRLRAGLSAPGGPMGGWYDEVPLVKTPSGGEGFAPGHSFGQWISALARGVAVDGDPESKAKLRRILDLYGPAISGKFYDNFRFPAYNYDKMVIGLIDAHQFAGVPDAFDLLNRTTDAAEPHLPPTALDRDAPQIAWRTATGQNSTGDYGWDESYTLPENLYLAAQRGAGERYRTMAPRYLLDKSYFDPLSENRNVLPDHHAYSFCNALSSAMQAYMVGGSEKHLRAARNAHEMIVATQSYATGGWGPDESFREPNTGALYASLTKTKHSFETPCGSYAHFKLTRYLLRVTRDGRYGDSMERVLYNTVLGAKSLQKDGRAFYYSDYSDSATKFYFDDAWPCCSGTLPQVAADYHILGYFRDDDGVWVNLYMPSTLKWTGSHGARMSLTQAGGYPLEGNVALVVKASKAEEFALRLRIPAWAGQDGLGGQVAEIKVNGLAVNAAVDKGFATLRRKWKDGDRVELMLPLPMRLEAIDGAGTKNPDTVALVRGPLVLFALTEDAPKVSRAQLLAAKAMKGQAVWMADTSSGPLLLTPFTEIHEERYRTYLTVS, from the coding sequence ATGCTGCGTCGTGCTTTTCTTAAGAATGGGTTGAAGGTGGCTGGGGTGGCTTCGGCGGCGCCTGGTGCTTTGACTGGGGCGCTGGCTGAGGGGTTGGCTGCGGGTGAGGATGCTGGTGCCAAGCCTTTGCAAGAGTTTGGGTATGGGGATGTGGAACTGGCTCCGGGGCGGATGCGGACGCAGTTTGAAGAGACTCGGGCGGTGTTGCTTGGCATGGATGAGGATGCGCTTTTGCGGCCCTGGAGGCTGCGGGCGGGGTTGTCTGCTCCGGGTGGTCCGATGGGTGGGTGGTATGACGAGGTTCCGCTGGTTAAGACGCCTAGCGGTGGGGAGGGATTTGCTCCGGGGCATTCGTTTGGGCAGTGGATTTCGGCGCTGGCTCGCGGGGTTGCGGTGGATGGCGATCCGGAGAGCAAGGCGAAGCTGCGGCGGATTCTGGACTTATATGGGCCTGCAATTTCGGGTAAGTTTTATGATAACTTTCGATTTCCTGCTTATAACTACGACAAGATGGTGATCGGGCTGATCGATGCGCACCAGTTTGCGGGTGTGCCGGATGCTTTTGATCTATTGAACCGGACTACGGATGCTGCGGAGCCGCATCTGCCGCCGACTGCGCTGGATCGGGATGCTCCGCAGATCGCCTGGCGCACGGCTACGGGGCAGAATTCGACTGGCGATTATGGGTGGGATGAGTCTTACACGCTGCCGGAGAATTTGTATCTGGCGGCGCAGCGCGGGGCGGGTGAGCGGTATAGGACGATGGCTCCGCGCTATCTGCTGGATAAGAGTTACTTCGATCCGCTTTCGGAGAACAGGAATGTGTTGCCGGATCATCATGCTTACAGCTTTTGCAATGCGCTGAGTTCGGCGATGCAGGCTTATATGGTTGGCGGAAGCGAGAAGCATCTGCGCGCGGCGAGGAATGCGCACGAGATGATTGTGGCGACGCAGAGTTATGCTACGGGCGGGTGGGGTCCGGATGAGAGTTTTCGTGAGCCGAATACCGGGGCGCTGTATGCGAGTTTGACGAAGACAAAGCATAGCTTTGAGACTCCGTGCGGGAGTTATGCGCACTTTAAGCTGACGCGATATCTGCTGCGGGTTACGCGGGATGGCAGGTATGGGGACAGTATGGAGCGGGTGCTGTATAACACGGTGCTCGGGGCTAAGTCGTTGCAGAAGGATGGGCGGGCTTTTTATTACTCGGACTATAGTGATTCGGCTACTAAGTTTTATTTTGATGATGCGTGGCCGTGCTGCTCGGGGACGCTGCCGCAGGTGGCTGCGGATTATCACATCCTCGGTTACTTTCGCGATGACGATGGGGTATGGGTGAACTTATATATGCCTTCGACGCTGAAGTGGACGGGATCGCATGGGGCGCGGATGTCGCTGACGCAAGCGGGTGGGTATCCGCTTGAGGGGAATGTTGCGCTGGTGGTGAAGGCTTCGAAGGCGGAGGAGTTTGCGTTGCGGTTGCGGATTCCGGCTTGGGCTGGGCAGGATGGTTTGGGTGGTCAGGTGGCGGAGATCAAGGTGAATGGATTGGCTGTGAATGCTGCGGTGGATAAGGGCTTTGCCACGCTGCGGCGCAAGTGGAAGGACGGCGATCGCGTGGAGTTGATGCTGCCGTTGCCGATGCGGCTGGAGGCGATTGACGGGGCGGGAACGAAGAATCCGGATACGGTGGCGCTGGTGCGCGGGCCGCTGGTGCTCTTTGCGTTGACTGAGGATGCGCCGAAGGTAAGCCGGGCGCAGCTCCTCGCTGCGAAGGCTATGAAGGGGCAGGCGGTGTGGATGGCGGATACGAGTTCGGGGCCGCTGTTGTTGACGCCGTTTACGGAGATTCATGAGGAGCGATACCGGACTTATCTGACGGTAAGTTAG
- a CDS encoding RNA polymerase sigma factor: MATDAVPLAAPMSAAWSRALGVQSLPGMVTTTSDGQTARQGRAQAHVQQSNEEKLRVRATEMDLIREAQAGSRAAFDALVRQYEHQVLRLALHLTGSEQDAEDIYQEAFLKAYRYLNNFRFECSFYTWIYRIVTNLCLDQLRRRKTRREDSAVVLDHSGDEIDLMASVSDERAFSNPGKELDRKVLGERIQVALETLTPRERMVFELKHYQGLRLRTIGEMLSTTEETAKNTLFRATKKLRCQLAGLR; encoded by the coding sequence ATGGCGACAGACGCAGTTCCTTTGGCTGCTCCGATGAGCGCAGCGTGGTCACGGGCCTTGGGCGTACAATCCTTGCCAGGTATGGTGACGACGACCAGCGATGGGCAAACAGCTCGGCAGGGCAGGGCGCAGGCTCATGTTCAGCAGAGCAATGAGGAGAAACTGCGGGTTCGCGCGACGGAGATGGATCTGATTCGCGAGGCGCAGGCCGGATCGCGGGCGGCATTCGATGCTTTGGTGCGGCAGTATGAGCACCAGGTTTTGCGGCTCGCGCTGCACCTGACGGGCAGCGAACAGGACGCGGAGGACATTTACCAGGAGGCTTTTCTGAAGGCCTACCGGTATTTGAACAACTTTCGGTTCGAATGCTCGTTCTATACGTGGATTTACCGGATTGTGACCAACCTGTGCCTGGATCAACTGCGACGGCGTAAGACGCGGCGGGAGGATTCGGCGGTAGTGCTGGATCATTCCGGCGACGAAATCGATCTGATGGCATCTGTATCGGATGAGAGGGCGTTTTCGAATCCGGGGAAAGAGCTGGATCGGAAGGTTCTGGGAGAGCGGATTCAGGTGGCTCTGGAGACGCTGACGCCGCGCGAGCGGATGGTCTTTGAACTGAAGCATTATCAAGGGCTCCGGTTGCGGACGATCGGAGAGATGTTGAGCACTACGGAAGAAACTGCGAAGAATACCCTTTTCAGGGCGACCAAGAAGTTGCGATGTCAACTGGCGGGTTTGCGGTAG
- a CDS encoding anti-sigma factor family protein: MNCSEIHEKVVLAAYGELPDDQAHTLAMHTAGCAECRQEQEQLLALKTLSAAYPMLEPNANLIARSRTRLEDALDALPPKRWYDRVADWMTRTAAGLQSAPVAACLLLVAGAGLGSLGGYEFAARHAAGIAGNGSGNVSASVVGAAHLERSEAPAVSLGAPLASGEIASVSGIVRQPNSNLVQVRYNQVERRQVEGTVDNPQIRQLLMLASQNGANPDVRNDSVGLLAAECRSGRGCEGADRQGTGVRDALMVALRYDRSAAVRQKALEGLQPFVAEDMQVRDAVLETLLNDPDARIRSAAISMLEPVEADTSVRQVLSTVAASDQNSNIRSASRVVLRRVSEIQ; the protein is encoded by the coding sequence ATGAATTGTTCAGAAATCCACGAAAAGGTTGTGCTGGCGGCGTACGGTGAGTTGCCGGACGATCAGGCGCATACTTTGGCCATGCATACGGCGGGTTGTGCGGAGTGTCGACAGGAGCAGGAGCAGTTGCTGGCTTTGAAAACGCTGTCGGCGGCGTATCCGATGCTCGAACCGAATGCCAATCTGATTGCGAGAAGCCGAACGCGGCTTGAGGACGCCCTGGATGCGCTGCCGCCGAAGCGGTGGTATGACCGGGTTGCGGATTGGATGACGCGGACGGCGGCTGGTTTGCAGTCGGCGCCGGTGGCGGCTTGTCTGCTGCTGGTGGCGGGAGCCGGGTTGGGCAGCCTGGGCGGATATGAGTTTGCGGCGCGGCACGCGGCTGGAATTGCCGGCAACGGTTCTGGAAATGTGAGCGCTAGCGTAGTTGGCGCAGCTCATCTGGAACGTTCGGAAGCGCCTGCGGTGAGTCTGGGTGCACCCCTCGCTTCTGGTGAGATCGCGAGCGTCTCGGGGATTGTCCGGCAGCCGAATTCGAATCTGGTTCAGGTGCGCTATAACCAGGTGGAGCGCAGGCAGGTGGAAGGCACGGTGGACAATCCGCAGATTCGCCAGTTGCTGATGCTGGCTTCGCAGAATGGGGCGAATCCGGATGTGCGGAATGACTCGGTGGGACTGCTGGCTGCCGAATGCCGTTCGGGCCGTGGCTGCGAGGGCGCGGACAGGCAGGGCACGGGTGTTCGCGACGCGCTGATGGTGGCGCTACGCTACGACCGAAGCGCCGCGGTGCGGCAAAAGGCGTTGGAAGGCCTGCAGCCATTCGTGGCTGAGGACATGCAAGTGCGCGATGCGGTGCTGGAGACGCTGCTGAATGATCCGGATGCGCGCATCCGGTCGGCAGCGATCAGTATGCTGGAGCCGGTGGAAGCGGACACGAGCGTAAGACAGGTCTTGTCAACGGTGGCGGCTTCCGATCAGAATTCGAATATCCGGAGCGCGTCGAGGGTGGTACTGCGCCGGGTTTCTGAGATACAGTAA
- a CDS encoding ribonuclease HI family protein produces the protein MNSTLFPTPETSTEMLIAHCDGGSRGNPGPAGYGAVIEDPNGRVLARLSEYLGKRTNNYAEYSALLGVLAWCLENKHRRLRVVADSELMVKQMQGKYKVNSPDLRPLWEEARRRANQLEKFEIAHTLRGGNKEADQLANDAMDRGMGRTPSAPPTAATASAGPAKPASRASPSSSPNREADPAIRRGPQTLEGFVKNGVVHIINGELPDGIFVKIIRG, from the coding sequence ATGAACTCGACCCTGTTCCCCACTCCCGAAACCTCCACCGAAATGCTCATCGCCCACTGCGACGGAGGCTCCCGTGGCAACCCCGGCCCAGCCGGCTACGGCGCCGTCATCGAAGACCCGAACGGCCGCGTCCTCGCGCGCCTCAGCGAATACTTAGGCAAGCGCACCAACAACTACGCCGAATACTCCGCCCTCCTCGGCGTCCTCGCCTGGTGCCTCGAAAACAAACACCGCCGCCTGCGAGTCGTTGCCGACTCCGAGCTGATGGTCAAGCAGATGCAGGGCAAGTACAAAGTCAACAGCCCCGACCTGCGCCCACTGTGGGAAGAAGCTCGCCGCCGCGCGAATCAATTGGAGAAATTCGAGATCGCCCACACCCTGCGCGGCGGCAACAAGGAAGCCGATCAGCTCGCCAACGACGCCATGGACCGCGGCATGGGCCGAACCCCGTCCGCGCCGCCCACTGCCGCAACAGCATCCGCAGGCCCAGCCAAACCCGCCTCCAGAGCATCCCCAAGTAGTTCGCCGAACCGCGAAGCGGACCCGGCCATCCGGCGAGGACCACAGACTCTCGAAGGCTTCGTGAAAAATGGCGTAGTCCACATCATCAACGGCGAACTCCCAGACGGAATCTTCGTAAAGATCATCCGCGGGTAA